In a genomic window of Wyeomyia smithii strain HCP4-BCI-WySm-NY-G18 chromosome 1, ASM2978416v1, whole genome shotgun sequence:
- the LOC129718916 gene encoding F-box/LRR-repeat protein 4, whose amino-acid sequence MISDYSLTSSDNDETSSYAEETTEDDEEDVFLQLAGDGGGGGEDKQKLVTIKQYAQNVVDFSSQYGSDTSISYTAYNVTGKPSKYPDYGDFPETFAFRTYGPWWKLAPSAVAEIGPEAGTLVDDYILARFEEPVYPDSITVFETYNPGGIVRIWAYTQADQWVCLWDLAEASDDSVTPIARNRARQFCPRLKACPNPTRYIRLEFNNTQLEYFTQIDAILLVGQKNVLNKNPSLKKLQMFNLQTNTISTEEEQTSVSESMSSRSVTPTEEPRLSLDQMPYEILFKIMSFLDLRSLFRCGSVSRMFHEIVATNSLLYTTVNLRPYWNCASSATLRSLRGRCAYTKKLDLSWCGLFNAILPSEFKDFLAACGGNLTHLRVDSCKFITNESCLQAIAANCFENLRELTLQNYTPQEEDFAALTHFRNLERLDLSRTTIDTLSLVRVLARNEQLLHLNIAFCSLDVSMDEVALQISKHNQKLISLDMWKSHSLTSFGLEALAKCTELEEVDFGWCLREEPTPGESLRALVRSCPRLRKLYLAAIRGLTDRDLEAVATHCQQLEQLDLMGSMGISTEMCYRLLCRCKRLRLLDLSFCDNLDELQIGLWRDCFDVAIKRSLMDFGPQRGEF is encoded by the exons ATGATAAGCGATTACTCACTGACATCATCGGATAATGACGAAACGAGCAGCTACGCAGAGGAGACAACCGAGGACGACGAGGAGGATGTGTTCCTGCAGCTGGCAGGCGACGGTGGTGGCGGCGGCGAGGACAAGCAGAAGCTGGTCACAATCAAGCAGTACGCGCAGAATGTTGTAGATTTCAGCTCTCAGTATGGCAGTGATACGAGCATTTCCTACACCGCCTACAACGTAACCGGGAAGCCCTCCAAGTATCCGGATTATGGTGATTTCCCGGAAACTTTTGCCTTT CGAACTTATGGCCCCTGGTGGAAATTGGCACCTTCTGCCGTTGCTGAAATCGGTCCGGAAGCTGGCACGCTGGTGGATGACTACATTCTAGCCCGGTTTGAGGAACCCGTCTATCCCGATTCGATAACAGTTTTTGAAACCTACAATCCTGGAGGCATTGTTCGGATTTGGGCCTATACGCAGGCGGATCAATGGGTTTGCCTGTGGGATCTAGCGGAGGCATCGGACGATAGTGTCACCCCTATCGCGCGTAACCGTGCCCGACAGTTTTGTCCACGTTTGAAGGCATGCCCGAATCCCACCCGCTACATCCGATTGGAGTTCAACAATACCCAGTTGGAATATTTCACCCAAATCGATGCAATCTTACTTGTAGGCCAAAAGAATGTACTGAACAAAAATCCCAGCCTGAAGAAGCTGCAAATGTTCAACCTTCAAACGAACACGATTTCCACCGAAGAAGAGCAAACCTCGGTCAGTGAGAGTATGTCCAGCCGCTCTGTCACGCCTACCGAAGAACCTCGCCTTTCGCTGGATCAAATGCCGTAcgagattttgttcaaaataatgTCGTTCCTTGATCTACGATCTCTGTTCCGCTGTGGAAGCGTTAGCCGCATGTTTCATGAGATTGTGGCAACCAATTCGCTGCTGTACACGACTGTCAACTTGCGACCCTACTGGAACTGTGCTTCGTCCGCCACGCTGCGCTCACTGCGCGGTCGTTGTGCTTACACTAAAAAACTGGATCTTTCCTGGTGCGGACTGTTTAACGCCATTCTGCCAAGTGAATTTAAAGA CTTTCTGGCCGCCTGTGGCGGCAATCTCACCCACCTTCGAGTGGATTCCTGCAAGTTCATCACCAACGAAAGCTGCCTGCAAGCGATTGCAGCAAATTGTTTCGAAAATCTGCGCGAACTTACGCTGCAGAACTACACCCCGCAGGAGGAGGACTTTGCAGCGCTCACTCACTTCCGGAACCTCGAACGGCTGGATTTAAGCCGCACCACGATCGACACTTTATCGCTGGTTCGAGTGCTAGCACGAAACGAACAACTTCTCCACCTGAACATTGCGTTCTGCTCGCTGGATGTCAGCATGGATGAGGTGGCGCTTCAGATCTCCAAACACAACCAGAAGCTAATCTCGCTGGATATGTGGAAATCACATTCACTAACCTCGTTCGGTTTGGAGGCTCTTGCCAAATGTACCGAGCTGGAGGAGGTGGACTTTGGTTGGTGTCTCCGGGAGGAGCCCACACCTGGTGAATCGCTTCGTGCCTTGGTTAGAAGTTGTCCTCGTCTGAGGAAACTTTACCTGGCAGCAATTCGGGGTTTAACCGATCGCGATTTGGAAGCTGTCGCAACTCACTGCCAGCAGTTGGAGCAGCTGGATCTGATGGGCAGTATGGGTATTTCGACGGAAATGTGCTACCGGCTGCTGTGCCGCTGTAAGAGACTACGTCTGCTTGATCTCAGCTTCTGTGATAATCTGGACGAGCTGCAGATTGGCTTGTGGCGCGATTGTTTCGATGTAGCCATCAAGAGAAGCCTTATGGATTTCGGACCGCAGCGCGGGGAGTTTTGA
- the LOC129718923 gene encoding prostaglandin reductase 1-like isoform X2: MSNLCLVTETNDTAKTAPIKITQSKKRPVTMYTAKKWIYARAFDGKPKPEDFRLEEETVPPLKEEEFLARAEFLSVDPYMRIYILAYPVGSVMIGGQIAQVVESKNVAFPVGAHVFGQFGWRTLSICNPAGIDIRKPYVLPEFGSLPRSLGIGTLGTVGNSAYFGLLEVCRPQEGETLAVSGAAGAVGSLVGQIGKIKGCTVIGLAGTDEKCAWLREIGFDCAINYRTADVEEELKLAAPNGVDCYFDNVGGKLTAIVRRQMRTFGRIAVCGTISMYNDGPTLVEDPQRDFVGKQLVQEGFSVHRWTDRWFEGIEQNKRWIQEGRLKYRETITEGFENMPKAFIEMMCGGNIGKAIVKV, translated from the exons ATGAGTAATTTATGTTTAGTAACGGAAACCAATGACACAGCTAAAACCGCACCAATAAAAATAAC acaATCCAAAAAAAGACCAGTTACGATGTACACTGCCAAGAAATGGATCTACGCACGGGCTTTCGATGGGAAACCAAAACCGGAAGATTTCCGTCTTGAGGAGGAAACCGTGCCACCACTCAAGGAGGAAG AGTTTCTTGCGCGTGCCGAATTCCTCAGCGTGGATCCATACATGCGCATTTACATTCTCGCCTATCCCGTCGGATCGGTCATGATCGGAGGCCAAATCGCGCAGGTGGTGGAGAGCAAGAATGTTGCGTTCCCCGTTGGGGCACACGTTTTTGGTCAATTTGGTTGGAGGACTCTTTCGATCTGCAATCCGGCTGGGATTGATATACGGAAGCCGTACGTACTGCCAGAGTTCGGATCGCTGCCGCGATCCCTAGGGATTGGGACACTCGGTACGGTCGGTAATTCGGCTTACTTCGGACTGCTGGAAGTGTGCCGACCACAGGAGGGAGAAACTTTGGCGGTTAGTGGAGCAGCCGGTGCTGTTGGGAGTTTAGTTGGACAGATTGGTAAAATTAAGGGTTGCACTGTTATTGGACTGGCGGGGACGGATGAAAAGTGCGCCTGGTTGAGGGAAATCGGCTTTGACTGTGCGATTAACTACCGTACGGCCGACGTTGAGGAGGAGCTAAAGTTGGCAGCTCCGAACGGCGTGGATTGCTATTTTGATAACGTTGGTGGAAAGTTGACAGCGATCGTTAGACGGCAGATGCGAACGTTCGGGCGGATAGCGGTTTGTGGGACTATTTCAATGTACAACGATGGACCGACGTTGGTCGAAGATCCGCAGAGGGATTTCGTGGGAAAGCAGCTGGTACAAGAGGGCTTTAGCGTTCACCGCTGGACCGATAGATGGTTCGAGGGAATCGAACAAAACAAGCGGTGGATTCAAGAGGGCCGTCTCAAATACCGCGAAACCATCACCGAGGGGTTTGAGAATATGCCGAAGGCATTCATTGAAATGATGTGTGGTGGCAACATTGGAAAGGCCATCGTTAAAGTATGA
- the LOC129718923 gene encoding prostaglandin reductase 1-like isoform X1, which translates to MNYVEVCRLLFKSTTKYYAVKDTFITNEQSKKRPVTMYTAKKWIYARAFDGKPKPEDFRLEEETVPPLKEEEFLARAEFLSVDPYMRIYILAYPVGSVMIGGQIAQVVESKNVAFPVGAHVFGQFGWRTLSICNPAGIDIRKPYVLPEFGSLPRSLGIGTLGTVGNSAYFGLLEVCRPQEGETLAVSGAAGAVGSLVGQIGKIKGCTVIGLAGTDEKCAWLREIGFDCAINYRTADVEEELKLAAPNGVDCYFDNVGGKLTAIVRRQMRTFGRIAVCGTISMYNDGPTLVEDPQRDFVGKQLVQEGFSVHRWTDRWFEGIEQNKRWIQEGRLKYRETITEGFENMPKAFIEMMCGGNIGKAIVKV; encoded by the exons ATGAATTATGTTGAAGTATGCAGACTGCTCTTCAAATCAACTACGAAATATTATGCAGTAAAAGACACATTTATAACCAATGA acaATCCAAAAAAAGACCAGTTACGATGTACACTGCCAAGAAATGGATCTACGCACGGGCTTTCGATGGGAAACCAAAACCGGAAGATTTCCGTCTTGAGGAGGAAACCGTGCCACCACTCAAGGAGGAAG AGTTTCTTGCGCGTGCCGAATTCCTCAGCGTGGATCCATACATGCGCATTTACATTCTCGCCTATCCCGTCGGATCGGTCATGATCGGAGGCCAAATCGCGCAGGTGGTGGAGAGCAAGAATGTTGCGTTCCCCGTTGGGGCACACGTTTTTGGTCAATTTGGTTGGAGGACTCTTTCGATCTGCAATCCGGCTGGGATTGATATACGGAAGCCGTACGTACTGCCAGAGTTCGGATCGCTGCCGCGATCCCTAGGGATTGGGACACTCGGTACGGTCGGTAATTCGGCTTACTTCGGACTGCTGGAAGTGTGCCGACCACAGGAGGGAGAAACTTTGGCGGTTAGTGGAGCAGCCGGTGCTGTTGGGAGTTTAGTTGGACAGATTGGTAAAATTAAGGGTTGCACTGTTATTGGACTGGCGGGGACGGATGAAAAGTGCGCCTGGTTGAGGGAAATCGGCTTTGACTGTGCGATTAACTACCGTACGGCCGACGTTGAGGAGGAGCTAAAGTTGGCAGCTCCGAACGGCGTGGATTGCTATTTTGATAACGTTGGTGGAAAGTTGACAGCGATCGTTAGACGGCAGATGCGAACGTTCGGGCGGATAGCGGTTTGTGGGACTATTTCAATGTACAACGATGGACCGACGTTGGTCGAAGATCCGCAGAGGGATTTCGTGGGAAAGCAGCTGGTACAAGAGGGCTTTAGCGTTCACCGCTGGACCGATAGATGGTTCGAGGGAATCGAACAAAACAAGCGGTGGATTCAAGAGGGCCGTCTCAAATACCGCGAAACCATCACCGAGGGGTTTGAGAATATGCCGAAGGCATTCATTGAAATGATGTGTGGTGGCAACATTGGAAAGGCCATCGTTAAAGTATGA
- the LOC129718925 gene encoding prostaglandin reductase 1-like — protein MVVAKKWIYAKSFTGYPTDENFRLEEETLADVKENEFLAEAIFLSVDPYMRPYMLQYPIGSTMIGGQVAKVVESKNAKFPVGAYVHGNFGWRTHTVCNPNKGDPNSPPYVLPDFGQEPLSLGLGMLGMPGNTAYFGFLEICQPKQGETVVVSGAAGAVGSIVGQIAKIKGCTVIGIAGSDEKCDWIKTIGFDHAINYKTADIDAELKKAAPKGVDCYFDNVGGKITEIVRGQMNTLGRISVCGTVSCYNQNKAMVSDPQRDFVWKQLKQQGFLVWQWTERWLEGIQQNFKWIQEGKLKYRETVTEGFENMPKAFVGMLKGENFGKAVVKV, from the exons ATGGTAGTTGCTAAAAAGTGGATTTACGCTAAATCGTTTACCGGCTATCCAACGGACGAAAATTTTCGTCTGGAAGAGGAGACGCTAGCCGACGTTAAAGAAAATG aaTTCCTCGCCGAAGCCATCTTCCTGAGCGTGGATCCTTACATGCGTCCGTACATGCTCCAGTATCCGATCGGTTCGACAATGATCGGCGGTCAGGTGGCCAAAGTGGTGGAGAGTAAAAATGCGAAATTCCCTGTCGGCGCTTACGTACACGGAAATTTCGGCTGGCGGACGCACACCGTGTGCAACCCGAATAAAGGTGATCCCAACTCACCACCATACGTTTTGCCGGATTTCGGTCAGGAGCCACTTTCGCTCGGACTGGGTATGCTTGGAATGCCAGGAAATACGGCGTATTTTGGATTTTTGGAGATTTGTCAGCCCAAGCAGGGTGAGACGGTGGTGGTTAGTGGAGCAGCGGGAGCCGTTGGTAGTATTGTTGGTCAGATTGCCAAAATTAAGGGGTGTACCGTGATCGGAATCGCCGGCTCGGATGAGAAGTGCGACTGGATTAAGACGATTGGGTTTGATCATGCCATTAATTACAAGACGGCGGATATTGATGCCGAGCTGAAGAAAGCGGCTCCCAAGGGAGTCGATTGCTATTTTGATAATGTGGGCGGTAAAATCACCGAGATTGTTCGGGGTCAGATGAACACGCTTGGAAGGATTTCTGTTTGCGGGACGGTTTCTTGCTACAACCAGAATAAGGCTATGGTTTCTGATCCCCAGCGGGACTTTGTTTGGAAGCAACTTAAGCAGCAGGGATTTCTGGTGTGGCAATGGACGGAACGTTGGCTGGAGGGTATTCAGCAGAATTTTAAATGGATACAGGAGGGTAAGCTGAAGTATCGGGAAACGGTGACCGAAGGGTTCGAAAATATGCCGAAGGCATTCGTCGGTATGCTGAAGGGGGAGAATTTTGGGAAGGCTGTTGTTAAAGTATGA
- the LOC129718926 gene encoding prostaglandin reductase 1-like, with amino-acid sequence MLIAKKWIYAKAFSGYPTAENFRLEEETLGELKEDEILAEAIFLSVDPYMRPYMGQYPVGTVMIGGQVAKVVKSKNSKFPEGRFIFGNFGWRTHTICNPSVGDFRAKPYVLPDFGEVPLSLGLGVLGMPGNSAYFGFLEICKPKECETVVVSGAAGAVGSLVGQIAKIKGCTVVGITGTDEKCEWIKNIGYDYAINYKTQDIKAELKKAAPKGVDCYFDNVGGTTTEIVRGQMNTFGRISVCGIISSYNEERAKVFDPQRDFVGKQLKQEGFVVSRWNARWMEGIEQNLKWIQEGKMKYRETITEGFENMPDAFIGMLKGVNIGKAIVKV; translated from the exons atgTTAATCGCCAAAAAGTGGATCTACGCTAAAGCTTTTTCCGGCTACCCGACGGCGGAGAACTTTCGCCTAGAAGAGGAGACCCTCGGGGAGCTGAAAGAGGATG AAATTCTCGCTGAAGCCATTTTCCTGAGCGTGGATCCATACATGCGTCCATACATGGGTCAATACCCGGTCGGTACCGTCATGATTGGTGGCCAGGTGGCCAAAGTGGTGAAAAGTAAGAATTCGAAGtttccagaagggaggtttaTTTTCGGAAACTTTGGCTGGCGCACGCACACGATTTGCAACCCCAGCGTTGGTGATTTCCGCGCGAAACCGTACGTGCTTCCAGACTTTGGCGAAGTGCCCCTCTCATTAGGGTTGGGAGTACTAGGAATGCCGGGCAACTCGGCTTACTTTGGATTTTTGGAGATTTGTAAGCCCAAAGAGTGTGAGACGGTTGTGGTAAGTGGTGCTGCCGGTGCCGTCGGAAGTCTTGTCGGTCAGATTGCCAAAATCAAGGGGTGTACCGTGGTTGGAATCACCGGAACGGACGAAAAGTGCGAGTGGATCAAAAACATTGGGTATGATTATGCTATCAACTACAAGACGCAGGACATCAAGGCGGAATTGAAGAAAGCGGCCCCCAAAGGTGTCGACTGCTATTTTGACAACGTCGGAGGAACAACTACTGAAATCGTCCGCGGACAGATGAACACTTTCGGAAGGATATCTGTCTGTGGGATAATTTCCAGCTACAATGAGGAAAGGGCGAAGGTTTTCGACCCGCAAAGAGATTTTGTTGGTAAGCAGCTCAAACAGGAGGGATTTGTCGTTTCGCGCTGGAATGCGCGCTGGATGGAGGGCATCGAACAAAATTTGAAGTGGATTCAGGAGGGCAAAATGAAGTACAGAGAAACGATCACCGAGGGTTTTGAGAATATGCCCGATGCGTTTATCGGTATGCTCAAGGGGGTAAATATTGGTAAGGCTATTGTTAAGGTTTGA
- the LOC129718935 gene encoding 5-hydroxyisourate hydrolase, with protein MGLSTHILDTSLGRPAPDVAITLYRQVSSPCWTKEGEGRTDSDGRFRGFFADDSTKFQVGVYKLRFEVGQYYKQCQIDTLYPYVEIVFTVSDASQHYHIPLLLSPFGYSTYRGS; from the exons ATGGGACTTTCAACGCACATTCTGGACACTAGCCTCGGGAGACCAGCCCCGGATGTTGCCATCACTCTGTACCGCCAAGTTAGCTCCCCCTGCTGGACCAAAGAAGGGGAAGGTCGTACCGATTCAGACGGTCGATTTCGTGGCTTTTTTGCCGATGACTCAACCAAGTTCCAGGTTGGTGTGTACAAACTTCGCTTCGAAGTTGGACAGTACTACAAGCAGTGCCAAATCGATACATTGTATCCGTATGTCGAG ATTGTGTTCACAGTCTCAGATGCCAGCCAACACTATCACATTCCGTTGCTTTTAAGCCCGTTTGGATATTCGACTTATAGAGGATCATAA